One genomic window of Pagrus major chromosome 22, Pma_NU_1.0 includes the following:
- the LOC141018225 gene encoding uncharacterized protein isoform X1, with translation MMAVWVNSGALLLVMLTGVTYSYPAKQGFHPSSSYSSGYGAYPASAGSTSDVLYAGGYAPAVSGSGAASKAVSYPASYPPIVPYGEPSYPQPSVQRQPAASSYSSNSFAAAPVASGYASSSYAGSTGPSPANYPTAPQESSYPQPSVQRQPGPSPAQPTFSQDVDWAVAPPSPLSGDGASARPSGSQFSGPSNVSPPRPPLPPPPQFQAGELNKYAQISEFGNSESETEEQGFLPPPPGAQALSRQDAQTILTPSNVQPSGLDSSVVQSLYPHPTDYLFLTGQYPPGTVTHSSSSFEQGADNYQDTHYVRYYYPASPSIQQFDTYPAAVKVPQSVQQPSQPVRQSTSYDQSGAVPRYNQPYRAAGGYNQPYGAAGGYNQPYGAAGGYGGYKGDH, from the exons ATGATGGCTGTTTGGGTAAACTCAGG GGCTTTGCTCCTTGTTATGCTGACTGGTGTGACTTACAGCTACCCTGCAAAGCAAG GTTTTCATCCCAGCTCCTCCTATAGCAGTGGTTATGGGGCATACCCTGCTTCTGCTGGCTCTACCTCAGATGTGCTGTATGCTGGTGGATATGCTCCTGCAGTTTCTGGCTCTGGGGCTGCATCTAAAGCCGTCTCATATCCAGCTAGCTATCCACCAATTGTTCCATATGGAGAACCTAGTTACCCTCAGCCCAGTGTTCAGAGACAACCCGCTGCATCCTCTTACAGCTCTAACTCTTTCGCTGCTGCACCTGTAGCTTCAGGATATGCTAGTAGCTCATATGCAGGCTCAACAGGTCCAAGCCCTGCTAACTATCCAACTGCTCCACAAGAATCTAGTTACCCTCAGCCCAGTGTTCAGAGACAACCAGGCCCAAGCCCTGCTCAACCCACCTTTTCCCAAG ATGTCGACTGGGCAGTGGCACCACCCAGTCCTCTTTCTGGTGACGGAGCTTCCGCAAGGCCGAGTGGTAGCCAGTTTTCTGGTCCTAGCAACGTGAGTCCACCTCGCCCaccactccctcctcctccacagttCCAGGCAGGTGAATTGAACAAATATGCACAGATCTCCGAGTTTGGCAACTCTGAATCCGAGACCGAAGAGCAAGGCTTCCTACCACCACCTCCTGGTGCTCAAGCTTTGAGCCGACAAGATGCACAAACAATACTGACGCCCAGCAACGTTCAGCCGTCAGGCCTGGACAGCAGTGTGGTTCAGTCTCTTTATCCCCATCCTACTGACTACCTGTTCCTGACTGGCCAGTATCCTCCAGGCACTGTCACTCACTCAAGCAGCAGCTTTGAACAGGGAGCAGACAACTATCAAGACACTCACTATGTAAGATACTACTATCCTGCCAGCCCCAGTATTCAGCAGTTTGACACTTATCCAGCTGCTGTTAAGGTCCCTCAGAGCGTCCAGCAGCCAAGCCAACCTGTGAGGCAAAGTACTAGCTATGATCAGAGTGGAGCAGTGCCTAGATACAACCAGCCCTATAGAGCAGCGGGTGGCTACAACCAGCCCTATGGCGCAGCAGGTGGCTACAACCAGCCCTATGGCGCAGCAGGTGGCTATGGTGGTTATAAG GGTGACCATTAA
- the LOC141018441 gene encoding uncharacterized protein isoform X1 encodes MMSVWVNSGALLLVMLTGVTHSYPAKQGFDPSSSYSSGYGAYPASAGSTSDVLYAGGYAPAVSGSGAASKAVSYPASYPPNVPYGEPSYPQPSVQRQPAASSYSSNSFAAAPVASGYASSSSAGSTGPSPANYPTAPQEPSYPQPSVQRQPGPSPAQPTFSQDVDWAVAPPSPLSGDGASARPSASQFSGPSNVSPPLPPLPPQFQAGELNKYAQISEFGDSESETEEQGFLPPPPGAQALSRQDAPSNVQPSGLDSSVVQSLYPHPTDYLFLTGQYPPGTVTHSSSSFEQGADNYQDTHYVRYYYPASPSIQQFETYPAAVKVPQSVQQPSQPVRQSTSYDQSGAVPRYNQPYGAAGGYNQPYGAAGGYNQPYGAAGGYNQPYGAAGGYNQPYGAAGGYGGYKGDH; translated from the exons ATGATGTCTGTTTGGGTAAACTCAGG gGCTTTGCTCCTTGTTATGCTGACTGGTGTGACTCACAGCTACCCTGCAAAGCAAG GTTTTGATCCCAGCTCCTCCTATAGCAGTGGTTATGGGGCATACCCTGCTTCTGCTGGCTCTACCTCAGATGTGCTGTATGCTGGTGGATATGCTCCTGCAGTTTCTGGCTCTGGGGCTGCATCTAAAGCCGTCTCATATCCAGCTAGCTATCCACCAAATGTTCCATATGGAGAACCTAGTTACCCTCAGCCCAGTGTTCAGAGACAACCCGCTGCATCCTCTTACAGCTCTAACTCTTTCGCTGCTGCACCTGTAGCTTCAGGATATGCTAGTAGCTCGTCTGCAGGCTCAACAGGCCCAAGCCCTGCTAACTATCCAACTGCTCCACAAGAACCTAGTTACCCTCAGCCCAGTGTTCAGAGACAACCAGGCCCAAGCCCTGCTCAACCAACCTTTTCCCAAG ATGTCGACTGGGCAGTGGCACCACCCAGTCCTCTTTCTGGTGACGGAGCTTCCGCAAGACCGAGTGCTAGCCAGTTTTCTGGTCCTAGCAACGTGAGTCCACCT CTCCCTCCACTCCCTCCACAGTTCCAGGCAGGTGAATTGAACAAATATGCACAGATCTCCGAGTTTGGCGACTCTGAATCTGAGACCGAAGAGCAAGGCTTCCTACCACCACCTCCTGGTGCTCAAGCTTTGAGCCGACAAGATGCACCCAGCAACGTTCAGCCGTCAGGCCTGGACAGCAGTGTGGTTCAGTCTCTTTATCCCCATCCTACTGACTACCTGTTCCTGACTGGCCAGTATCCTCCAGGCACTGTCACTCactccagcagcagctttgaacaGGGGGCAGACAACTATCAAGACACTCACTATGTAAGATACTACTATCCTGCCAGCCCCAGTATTCAGCAGTTTGAGACTTATCCAGCTGCTGTTAAGGTCCCTCAGAGCGTCCAGCAGCCAAGCCAACCTGTGAGGCAAAGCACTAGCTATGATCAGAGTGGCGCAGTGCCTAGATACAACCAGCCCTATGGCGCAGCGGGTGGCTACAACCAGCCCTATGGCGCAGCGGGTGGCTACAACCAGCCCTATGGCGCAGCGGGTGGCTACAACCAGCCCTATGGCGCAGCGGGTGGCTACAACCAGCCCTATGGCGCAGCGGGTGGCTATGGTGGTTATAAG GGTGACCATTAA
- the LOC141018441 gene encoding uncharacterized protein isoform X2, translating to MMSVWVNSGALLLVMLTGVTHSYPAKQGFDPSSSYSSGYGAYPASAGSTSDVLYAGGYAPAVSGSGAASKAVSYPASYPPNVPYGEPSYPQPSVQRQPAASSYSSNSFAAAPVASGYASSSSAGSTGPSPANYPTAPQEPSYPQPSVQRQPGPSPAQPTFSQDVDWAVAPPSPLSGDGASARPSASQFSGPSNVSPPRPPLPPSPPQFQAGELNKYAQISEFGNSESETEEQGFQPPPPGAQALRRQDAPSNVQPSGLDSSLVQSLYPHPTDYLFLTGQYPPGTVTHSSSSFEQGADNYQDTHYVRYYYPASPSIQQPSQPVRQSIGSTSYDQSGTVPRYNQPYGAAGGYNQPYGAAGGYNQPYGAAGGYGGYKGDH from the exons ATGATGTCTGTTTGGGTAAACTCAGG gGCTTTGCTCCTTGTTATGCTGACTGGTGTGACTCACAGCTACCCTGCAAAGCAAG GTTTTGATCCCAGCTCCTCCTATAGCAGTGGTTATGGGGCATACCCTGCTTCTGCTGGCTCTACCTCAGATGTGCTGTATGCTGGTGGATATGCTCCTGCAGTTTCTGGCTCTGGGGCTGCATCTAAAGCCGTCTCATATCCAGCTAGCTATCCACCAAATGTTCCATATGGAGAACCTAGTTACCCTCAGCCCAGTGTTCAGAGACAACCCGCTGCATCCTCTTACAGCTCTAACTCTTTCGCTGCTGCACCTGTAGCTTCAGGATATGCTAGTAGCTCGTCTGCAGGCTCAACAGGCCCAAGCCCTGCTAACTATCCAACTGCTCCACAAGAACCTAGTTACCCTCAGCCCAGTGTTCAGAGACAACCAGGCCCAAGCCCTGCTCAACCAACCTTTTCCCAAG ATGTCGACTGGGCAGTGGCACCACCCAGTCCTCTTTCTGGTGACGGAGCTTCCGCAAGACCGAGTGCTAGCCAGTTTTCTGGTCCTAGCAACGTGAGTCCACCTCGCCCTCCACTCCCTCCTAGTCCTCCACAGTTCCAGGCAGGTGAATTGAACAAATATGCACAGATCTCCGAGTTTGGCAACTCTGAATCCGAGACCGAAGAGCAAGGCTTCCAACCACCACCTCCTGGTGCTCAAGCTTTGCGCCGACAAGATGCACCCAGCAACGTTCAGCCGTCAGGCCTGGACAGCAGTTTGGTTCAGTCTCTTTATCCCCATCCTACTGACTACCTGTTCCTGACTGGCCAGTATCCTCCAGGCACTGTCACTCactccagcagcagctttgaacaGGGGGCAGACAACTATCAAGACACTCACTATGTAAGATACTACTATCCTGCCAGCCCCAGTATTCAGCAGCCCAGCCAACCTGTGAGGCAAAGCATTGGAAGCACAAGCTATGATCAGAGTGGCACAGTGCCTAGATACAACCAGCCCTACGGCGCAGCGGGTGGCTACAACCAGCCCTACGGCGCAGCGGGTGGCTACAACCAGCCCTATGGCGCAGCAGGTGGCTATGGTGGTTATAAG GGTGACCATTAA
- the LOC141018225 gene encoding uncharacterized protein isoform X2, translating to MMAVWVNSGALLLVMLTGVTYSYPAKQGFHPSSSYSSGYGAYPASAGSTSDVLYAGGYAPAVSGSGAASKAVSYPASYPPIVPYGEPSYPQPSVQRQPAASSYSSNSFAAAPVASGYASSSYAGSTGPSPAQPTFSQDVDWAVAPPSPLSGDGASARPSGSQFSGPSNVSPPRPPLPPPPQFQAGELNKYAQISEFGNSESETEEQGFLPPPPGAQALSRQDAQTILTPSNVQPSGLDSSVVQSLYPHPTDYLFLTGQYPPGTVTHSSSSFEQGADNYQDTHYVRYYYPASPSIQQFDTYPAAVKVPQSVQQPSQPVRQSTSYDQSGAVPRYNQPYRAAGGYNQPYGAAGGYNQPYGAAGGYGGYKGDH from the exons ATGATGGCTGTTTGGGTAAACTCAGG GGCTTTGCTCCTTGTTATGCTGACTGGTGTGACTTACAGCTACCCTGCAAAGCAAG GTTTTCATCCCAGCTCCTCCTATAGCAGTGGTTATGGGGCATACCCTGCTTCTGCTGGCTCTACCTCAGATGTGCTGTATGCTGGTGGATATGCTCCTGCAGTTTCTGGCTCTGGGGCTGCATCTAAAGCCGTCTCATATCCAGCTAGCTATCCACCAATTGTTCCATATGGAGAACCTAGTTACCCTCAGCCCAGTGTTCAGAGACAACCCGCTGCATCCTCTTACAGCTCTAACTCTTTCGCTGCTGCACCTGTAGCTTCAGGATATGCTAGTAGCTCATATGCAGGCTCAACAG GCCCAAGCCCTGCTCAACCCACCTTTTCCCAAG ATGTCGACTGGGCAGTGGCACCACCCAGTCCTCTTTCTGGTGACGGAGCTTCCGCAAGGCCGAGTGGTAGCCAGTTTTCTGGTCCTAGCAACGTGAGTCCACCTCGCCCaccactccctcctcctccacagttCCAGGCAGGTGAATTGAACAAATATGCACAGATCTCCGAGTTTGGCAACTCTGAATCCGAGACCGAAGAGCAAGGCTTCCTACCACCACCTCCTGGTGCTCAAGCTTTGAGCCGACAAGATGCACAAACAATACTGACGCCCAGCAACGTTCAGCCGTCAGGCCTGGACAGCAGTGTGGTTCAGTCTCTTTATCCCCATCCTACTGACTACCTGTTCCTGACTGGCCAGTATCCTCCAGGCACTGTCACTCACTCAAGCAGCAGCTTTGAACAGGGAGCAGACAACTATCAAGACACTCACTATGTAAGATACTACTATCCTGCCAGCCCCAGTATTCAGCAGTTTGACACTTATCCAGCTGCTGTTAAGGTCCCTCAGAGCGTCCAGCAGCCAAGCCAACCTGTGAGGCAAAGTACTAGCTATGATCAGAGTGGAGCAGTGCCTAGATACAACCAGCCCTATAGAGCAGCGGGTGGCTACAACCAGCCCTATGGCGCAGCAGGTGGCTACAACCAGCCCTATGGCGCAGCAGGTGGCTATGGTGGTTATAAG GGTGACCATTAA